From Spirosoma aerolatum, one genomic window encodes:
- a CDS encoding acetaldehyde dehydrogenase (acetylating): MKKLRVAILGTGNIGTDLLIKIQRSAVLECTLFIGRNLASPGMKVAVGMGVPVSDQSIHAIVKNPDCCDLVFDATSAKDAQVHWPILEKLGKIVVDMTPAKLGELCIPAVNLKESVECQNVNMVTCGGQASIPIAHLIGQTHEDIEYIEVVSSIASRSAGPATRINLDEYIDTTEEGIKLFSKAHKAKAILNLNPAQPCIDMQTTIFAKVKKPNMEALTERIDAVIQAINSYVPGYKLLVPPVYENGRIIIMVKVQGLGDYLPKYAGNLDIINCAGIAVAEEYAKKLEQSESLINWQNG; this comes from the coding sequence ATGAAGAAGTTAAGAGTTGCCATATTAGGCACTGGTAATATAGGAACTGATCTATTGATTAAGATCCAACGGTCGGCTGTGTTAGAATGTACACTATTTATCGGCCGGAATCTAGCCTCACCTGGTATGAAAGTGGCTGTAGGCATGGGCGTTCCAGTATCCGACCAGAGTATTCATGCCATTGTCAAGAACCCTGATTGCTGTGATCTCGTATTTGACGCCACATCGGCAAAAGATGCTCAGGTACATTGGCCAATACTTGAGAAATTAGGCAAAATTGTTGTCGATATGACACCTGCCAAATTAGGAGAGCTTTGTATTCCTGCAGTCAACCTGAAAGAGTCGGTGGAGTGTCAGAATGTAAATATGGTTACGTGTGGTGGGCAGGCCTCTATCCCAATTGCGCATCTTATTGGTCAAACTCATGAGGATATTGAATACATAGAGGTGGTGTCAAGTATAGCCTCCAGAAGCGCTGGCCCCGCGACCCGAATCAATCTAGATGAGTACATTGATACAACAGAGGAGGGTATTAAGCTCTTTTCGAAGGCACACAAGGCGAAAGCTATTTTGAATCTAAACCCTGCTCAGCCTTGTATAGATATGCAGACTACTATATTCGCGAAGGTTAAAAAGCCAAATATGGAAGCGCTTACTGAAAGAATAGACGCTGTAATTCAGGCTATCAATTCATACGTTCCTGGCTATAAACTCTTAGTGCCACCTGTTTATGAGAACGGGCGGATTATAATAATGGTAAAAGTGCAGGGTTTAGGAGACTACTTACCAAAATATGCTGGTAATTTAGATATCATTAATTGTGCAGGTATCGCCGTTGCTGAAGAGTATGCGAAAAAACTGGAGCAAAGTGAATCTTTAATTAACTGGCAGAATGGTTAA
- a CDS encoding NAD-dependent epimerase/dehydratase family protein: MELIDEDLEQIVDSTLDIWESLRRQCIFITGGTGFFGIWLVNSFLKANRRLKLEAKVILLTRDKNALLDRFPELIYASEITLWEGDVVNFDFPEIGIDYIIHAAVDADDRIIYGKPLLTFDTIVNGTRRVLDLSVQKNVKSILIISSGAVYGPQPSHISHINENYNSAPNVLLSSSYAEGKRIAEFLGSVYNSKHGIPVKIARCFAFVGPYLPLNKHYAIGNFIDNVIKGQDITITSDGTPRRSYMYPTDLVIWLWKILIKGKSTYPYNVGSEEDFSLLEIATAVAELSDKDISVNVIKKSDANVSINRYVPSTERIRNDLGLVAYFGLKNSIRKTLAFYEKLDRRALT, encoded by the coding sequence TATTTATAACTGGAGGCACCGGATTTTTTGGTATTTGGCTAGTAAACAGCTTCCTAAAAGCTAATAGAAGACTGAAACTGGAAGCTAAGGTGATTCTTCTAACGAGGGATAAAAACGCTCTTCTGGATAGATTTCCTGAGTTGATTTATGCTTCGGAAATAACTTTGTGGGAGGGGGATGTCGTTAATTTTGACTTTCCAGAAATTGGGATCGATTACATCATACACGCAGCTGTCGATGCTGATGATCGGATAATTTATGGAAAGCCGCTGCTTACATTCGATACTATCGTAAATGGCACTAGACGGGTTCTCGATTTATCAGTACAAAAGAACGTCAAATCCATTCTAATAATTAGTTCTGGAGCGGTGTATGGCCCCCAGCCTAGTCATATATCGCACATAAATGAAAACTACAACAGTGCGCCCAATGTCTTACTTTCTTCATCATATGCTGAAGGAAAGAGAATTGCCGAGTTCTTAGGGTCTGTTTACAATAGTAAGCATGGGATCCCTGTCAAAATAGCACGTTGTTTTGCTTTTGTAGGGCCATATTTGCCTTTGAACAAACATTATGCAATAGGTAATTTTATTGATAATGTGATTAAAGGGCAAGATATTACTATCACCAGCGATGGTACACCTCGTAGATCTTACATGTATCCAACGGATTTAGTTATTTGGTTATGGAAGATTCTCATCAAGGGTAAGTCAACCTATCCATATAACGTAGGATCTGAAGAGGACTTTTCCCTTCTTGAAATAGCAACCGCAGTTGCTGAACTTTCGGATAAAGATATATCCGTAAACGTAATAAAGAAGTCAGATGCCAACGTTTCTATAAATAGGTACGTTCCCTCAACTGAACGTATTAGAAACGATTTGGGACTAGTTGCCTATTTTGGTCTTAAAAATTCAATTCGTAAAACCTTGGCGTTTTATGAAAAGCTGGACAGACGAGCTTTAACCTAG
- the dmpG gene encoding 4-hydroxy-2-oxovalerate aldolase: MVKNIIISDTTLRDGNHAVGHQLKAEQIAIYAAAADRALIPIVEVGHGNGLGASSMQVGISAEDDKTLLTTARENLTTSKLGIHVIPGFATINRDLKRAIDIGVDVVRVASHCTEADITQRHLGYVREKGKEAYGVLMMSHMASVDLLVEEAQKMELYGAEGIIIMDSAGAYLPSDVEERISALIESLSIPIGFHAHNNLGMAIANSVAAIEAGATILDGSARGFGAGAGNAQVEVLVAVLDRLGYQTNIDLYNILDATDIAEKDIIPVVPIIKSDNIVSGLTGVFSGFSKHVSRIANEYNVDSRDVYFALGERKVVAGQEDIIVEVVLELVKNKKK; encoded by the coding sequence ATGGTTAAAAACATAATTATTAGCGATACAACGCTACGGGATGGTAACCATGCGGTTGGGCACCAACTAAAAGCTGAACAGATTGCTATTTACGCAGCAGCCGCAGATCGTGCCCTTATTCCAATCGTTGAAGTAGGGCATGGCAATGGGCTAGGAGCCTCATCAATGCAAGTTGGTATTAGTGCAGAAGATGACAAAACATTGCTGACTACGGCCAGGGAAAACTTAACGACAAGTAAGCTTGGTATTCATGTCATTCCTGGTTTTGCAACAATCAATAGGGATTTAAAACGAGCGATTGATATAGGTGTTGATGTTGTGAGAGTGGCATCTCATTGTACGGAGGCCGACATTACTCAACGACATTTAGGCTACGTACGTGAAAAAGGTAAAGAAGCCTATGGCGTACTGATGATGAGTCATATGGCATCTGTAGACCTTTTAGTCGAAGAAGCGCAGAAAATGGAATTATATGGGGCTGAAGGTATAATCATAATGGATTCAGCCGGGGCTTATTTGCCTTCAGATGTCGAAGAACGTATAAGTGCCCTGATAGAAAGCCTATCTATACCAATTGGGTTTCATGCACATAATAATCTTGGTATGGCAATTGCCAACTCTGTAGCTGCCATAGAGGCCGGGGCAACTATACTGGATGGCTCGGCTCGTGGATTTGGCGCTGGAGCAGGGAATGCACAGGTGGAAGTTTTGGTTGCTGTATTGGACCGTCTTGGCTATCAAACGAATATTGATCTGTATAACATCCTGGATGCAACAGACATTGCCGAAAAGGATATCATCCCTGTTGTCCCTATAATCAAATCAGACAATATTGTGAGCGGGTTGACGGGCGTCTTCTCGGGATTCTCGAAGCATGTTTCACGGATTGCAAATGAATATAATGTTGACTCAAGGGATGTTTATTTTGCTTTGGGGGAACGAAAAGTAGTAGCTGGTCAGGAAGACATAATTGTTGAAGTTGTCTTAGAACTTGTTAAAAACAAGAAGAAATGA
- a CDS encoding thiamine pyrophosphate-binding protein has product MLIYLNNMKVSDLIAEFLVKKNIRYVFGIIGAGNAHLFDAIYRRGFTEIICVHHEQAACMAMQTYYRTSGIITAAILTTGAGSSNGVTGVVSAWADSIPGLIISGNENSKYLQTDRELRMWGVQGYDSTQMVKEVTKYSKRVTEAADVEFELEKAYSIAQKGRPGPCWLDIPMNIQSQTLIPDESKSEVYVEDKVSPNKDSIAGQTGKVVLALQKAKRPLIWLGHGIRLADADQLIEPLLDQMPIPALVSWAGIDLIDSYHPLVFGRAGVYGQRCANFILQNCDFLLCVGTRLAIPQVGYDIQEFARDAEIAVVDIDEHELAKYKQRIQFPIKADAKDFLTELMQQSTSFQNPHLAAWTDRCNQYRQQYPWVTDTDHPDEDGFMNSYRFMEKLNSHLKEDQIIVTDMGTALLSGHQVLRMRKGQRLMTSTGLGEMGYGLPGAIGASFATNKGEVMCLNCDGGMMLNLQELQTMVHHQLPIKLFIFNNDGYLMIKHTQKALFDGRNTGTDKASGVTCPDFSAVAKAFNIPSYQIRTWIDFETIIPEVQAYDGPLICEVFMHPHQLFVPKLSLAVQKDGSLVSPPLEDLSPFLNRSELSEAMLIGVHPKSEMIQV; this is encoded by the coding sequence ATGCTTATTTATTTAAATAACATGAAGGTAAGTGATTTGATTGCTGAGTTTTTAGTGAAGAAAAACATCAGGTACGTATTTGGAATTATCGGAGCTGGCAATGCGCACCTATTCGATGCCATATATAGAAGAGGTTTTACGGAGATAATATGCGTTCATCATGAACAGGCTGCCTGTATGGCTATGCAAACCTATTACCGTACGAGTGGTATAATTACAGCCGCTATCCTGACGACAGGCGCCGGTTCTAGCAATGGGGTTACCGGGGTTGTTAGTGCCTGGGCTGATTCGATTCCTGGCCTTATTATTTCGGGAAATGAAAACTCAAAGTATTTGCAGACAGATCGGGAGCTACGAATGTGGGGAGTTCAGGGCTATGACAGCACTCAGATGGTTAAAGAAGTGACCAAATACTCTAAAAGAGTAACCGAGGCAGCCGATGTCGAGTTTGAATTGGAAAAGGCTTATTCCATAGCTCAGAAAGGTCGACCAGGTCCCTGTTGGTTGGATATTCCTATGAATATCCAATCGCAAACTTTAATACCAGATGAATCTAAGTCTGAGGTTTATGTGGAAGACAAAGTCAGTCCAAATAAAGATTCTATAGCAGGCCAAACCGGAAAAGTAGTACTAGCCCTTCAAAAGGCCAAACGTCCGCTTATCTGGCTGGGGCACGGAATCCGGCTGGCAGATGCTGATCAACTTATTGAGCCTTTACTTGATCAGATGCCGATTCCTGCGTTAGTGTCCTGGGCAGGAATTGACCTGATTGATTCCTATCATCCGCTTGTATTTGGGCGAGCTGGCGTCTATGGCCAGCGCTGTGCAAACTTTATATTACAAAACTGTGATTTTCTGTTATGTGTGGGTACAAGACTTGCCATTCCTCAAGTTGGGTATGACATACAAGAATTTGCTCGTGACGCCGAAATTGCTGTAGTGGATATCGATGAGCATGAACTGGCAAAATACAAGCAGCGTATTCAATTCCCCATCAAGGCAGATGCAAAAGACTTTTTGACCGAATTGATGCAACAATCAACCTCATTTCAAAATCCTCACCTGGCAGCGTGGACTGATCGATGCAATCAATATCGACAACAGTATCCATGGGTTACTGACACGGATCACCCTGATGAAGATGGCTTCATGAACTCATACCGGTTTATGGAAAAGCTTAACTCACACCTTAAGGAGGATCAAATCATTGTTACTGATATGGGAACTGCACTTTTAAGTGGCCATCAGGTGTTACGAATGAGAAAAGGGCAGCGTTTGATGACATCCACCGGATTAGGTGAAATGGGCTATGGGCTACCAGGAGCTATAGGGGCATCGTTTGCTACCAATAAAGGAGAGGTTATGTGTCTGAACTGTGACGGGGGAATGATGCTCAATCTTCAGGAATTGCAAACAATGGTCCATCATCAGTTACCTATAAAATTATTTATTTTTAATAACGATGGCTACTTGATGATCAAACATACCCAAAAGGCACTGTTCGATGGTCGAAATACGGGTACTGATAAGGCTTCCGGAGTTACCTGCCCTGACTTTAGTGCAGTAGCGAAAGCCTTCAATATACCCAGTTATCAAATTAGAACCTGGATTGATTTCGAGACAATAATTCCAGAAGTACAAGCCTATGATGGCCCCTTAATATGTGAAGTTTTTATGCACCCACATCAACTTTTCGTGCCTAAGCTTTCACTAGCCGTACAAAAAGATGGATCTTTGGTGTCTCCCCCATTGGAGGATCTCTCTCCTTTTCTTAATCGTAGTGAATTATCTGAGGCTATGCTAATTGGTGTGCATCCAAAGTCCGAGATGATTCAAGTCTGA
- a CDS encoding NAD-dependent epimerase/dehydratase family protein, whose amino-acid sequence MNPLLVEAIRSDCRVSSDGFQANLASLRNQAILVTGGTGFMGTWIAEMIAFLNEEHGFNTTLFLLSRDSKEFETKAPHLAKQGFINLIEEDIRNVAILPEQIGWIIHAAGTPDNREHASQPLKTIDVAYKGTTALLEASLRLPALKKVVCVSSNYIYGQLNANVAIEEHQPGSLNCNSVGAAYAEAKRITETVCAVYRNQQQLPIDIVRPFAFMGPYQGLEKPWALNNFIRDSILGGAIRILGNRNTTRSYLYGSDMAYWILSVLASPHSGKVYNIGSPYGISLYELAQKIKTSFHRNIDIVEKASSGKSSAIQSSVPSTKAIENDLNVAQRIDINSSLIKTIEWYESILHDETYK is encoded by the coding sequence ATGAATCCGTTATTAGTAGAGGCTATACGATCAGATTGTAGAGTATCCAGCGATGGGTTTCAGGCAAATCTCGCCAGTTTACGAAATCAAGCTATCCTGGTAACAGGCGGTACTGGTTTTATGGGAACATGGATAGCCGAAATGATTGCTTTTCTAAATGAAGAACATGGTTTCAATACAACTTTATTCTTGCTTTCCCGCGATAGTAAAGAGTTTGAAACAAAAGCTCCTCATCTGGCAAAGCAAGGATTTATTAACTTAATCGAGGAGGATATACGGAATGTAGCAATTCTGCCAGAACAGATAGGCTGGATAATACACGCAGCCGGTACGCCAGATAATCGGGAACATGCATCGCAGCCATTGAAAACTATTGATGTCGCCTATAAAGGAACGACAGCGTTATTAGAAGCTAGCTTACGTCTGCCTGCCTTAAAAAAAGTTGTCTGCGTAAGTTCAAACTACATATATGGCCAGTTGAACGCAAACGTTGCTATCGAAGAGCATCAACCTGGTTCTCTGAATTGTAACTCCGTTGGTGCAGCATACGCGGAAGCAAAACGTATTACCGAAACAGTTTGTGCTGTATATCGAAATCAACAACAGCTACCTATTGATATTGTCAGGCCTTTTGCTTTTATGGGACCATATCAAGGTTTAGAAAAACCATGGGCCCTAAATAACTTTATTAGAGATAGTATTTTGGGGGGGGCAATTAGAATTTTAGGAAATAGGAATACTACCAGAAGTTATTTATATGGAAGTGATATGGCTTATTGGATACTCAGTGTATTAGCGTCCCCACATTCTGGTAAGGTTTACAATATTGGAAGCCCATATGGTATATCTCTGTATGAATTGGCGCAAAAAATAAAAACAAGCTTTCATAGGAATATTGATATAGTAGAAAAGGCTTCAAGTGGTAAGTCTTCAGCTATACAATCCTCAGTGCCAAGCACAAAAGCAATCGAAAATGATTTGAACGTAGCCCAACGTATTGATATTAATAGCTCATTAATTAAAACTATTGAATGGTATGAAAGTATCTTACATGATGAGACTTATAAGTAA